A genomic region of Gimesia chilikensis contains the following coding sequences:
- the rpoB gene encoding DNA-directed RNA polymerase subunit beta: MPIPAQRTIPTQTVKNFGTIEHSFELSDLTQIQTDSYANFLQADKSPRERKSQGLEEILREVFPIESYQGQYQLEYVKYELGKPRYTPTECRQLRLTYGRPFRVWLRLVKEQPIEEEVYLGDLPVMIGGGEFIINGAERAIVSQLHRSPGVDFVLSSEPGEKKEYSCRVIPERGSWIELVVGKKDTLGVRIDQSGKFSAMTLLRAMSKDYSSDTDLVKLFYETKSEKINKDAAEKLVGKIVAEDVIYPAGHDRCGEIILDCCGTITEELAEEITESSLKTVEVVDEVNDLLVLQSIAEDPTATHEEALLRIYSRLRPGNPPQLERAIDLFKEKFFDVNRYRLGRVGRFRINRKFKQDVPDTEMTLRPEDFINSIRYLVRLRVGDSSAYVDDIDNLGNRRLRTIDELASDEIRKGFLKLRRTVQERMTQKDVEEMSPRTLINPKSVSAAIDFFFGRSELSQVVDQTNPLSMLTHERRLSALGPGGLNRKRAGFEVRDVHISHYGRICPIETPEGTNIGLISSLSIFSKVDDYGFLVTPYRYVKDGKLTDEVHWMRADEEAEVHVAPADTPVEKGRFTEDRVMARFRDDVVWIAASAVDYIDVDPAQMVGISAGLIPFLEHDDANRALMGSNMQRQAVPLLIAEPPLVGTGMEAAVAQNSGMVVRAEKAGKVTYVDGNRVEVDGKKYRLRKYEGLNERTCLNQTPCVRVGDQVKKGQILCDSAATADGLLSLGRNVLVGFMSWDGYNFEDAIILSERLVKEDVYTSIHIDEFDVEIRETKLGREEFTRDIPNVSEKALRHIGEDGIIKVGTRVRQGDILVGKVSPKAKAELTPEEKLLHAIFGRAGEDVKNESLEASSGVEGIVIHTEKFARRMSLTDYERKQYDEDLKKVEEEGHEQVAAEFREFLKEFESALGQPLVDDDGRKIREITEDKFVSQYAHDFLSHLDNLDIRSPQKKADCRAVIENLWSNVEDVIDTCDQKINSMKRGEELPNGVLQMVKVYVASKRQISVGDKMAGRHGNKGVISKVLPIEDMPFTEDGTPIDIMLNPLGVPSRMNVGQILETHLGWAAEKHGFRAVCPVFDGALETSIQEYLDTAGLPADGKAQLYDGRTGEAYEQKTTVGQIYMLKLHHLVDDKVHARSTGPYSLITQQPLGGKARFGGQRFGEMEVWALEAYGAAYILQELLTVKSDDVEGRTKIYESMVNGENTLEAGTPASFDVLNNEIRGLGLNLQLEKNPT; this comes from the coding sequence ATGCCGATTCCAGCACAGCGAACGATTCCCACTCAAACTGTTAAGAATTTTGGTACCATTGAGCATAGCTTTGAATTGTCTGATCTGACACAGATTCAGACGGATTCCTATGCAAACTTCCTTCAGGCCGATAAGTCTCCCCGTGAGCGCAAGAGCCAGGGCCTGGAAGAAATCCTTCGTGAAGTCTTCCCGATTGAGAGTTATCAGGGACAGTACCAGTTGGAATACGTGAAGTATGAACTGGGAAAACCTCGTTACACTCCGACCGAGTGCCGTCAGCTGCGTCTGACCTACGGACGTCCTTTCCGCGTCTGGTTGCGTCTGGTGAAAGAGCAGCCGATCGAAGAAGAAGTTTACCTGGGTGATCTGCCTGTCATGATCGGTGGTGGAGAATTCATCATCAATGGTGCCGAGCGTGCGATCGTCAGTCAGCTGCACCGTTCTCCCGGTGTTGACTTCGTACTCAGCTCAGAGCCTGGTGAGAAGAAAGAATATTCCTGCCGCGTGATTCCAGAGCGTGGCAGCTGGATCGAACTCGTGGTTGGTAAGAAAGACACACTGGGTGTGCGGATCGACCAGAGTGGTAAGTTCTCTGCGATGACTCTGCTGCGGGCGATGTCGAAAGATTACTCTTCTGACACCGACCTGGTGAAACTGTTCTATGAAACCAAGTCAGAAAAGATCAACAAAGATGCAGCCGAAAAGCTGGTCGGTAAGATCGTTGCTGAAGATGTGATTTATCCTGCTGGTCACGATCGGTGTGGTGAGATCATTCTGGACTGCTGTGGCACCATCACTGAAGAGTTGGCCGAAGAGATTACCGAATCATCTCTGAAGACAGTTGAAGTCGTCGATGAAGTTAATGACCTGCTGGTTCTGCAGAGTATTGCCGAAGATCCGACTGCTACTCACGAAGAAGCACTGCTGCGAATCTATTCCCGTCTGCGTCCAGGTAACCCTCCTCAGCTGGAGCGTGCGATTGACCTGTTCAAAGAAAAATTCTTTGACGTCAACCGTTATCGTCTGGGTCGTGTCGGTCGTTTCCGTATCAACCGGAAATTCAAGCAGGATGTGCCTGACACCGAAATGACCCTGCGTCCGGAAGACTTCATCAACTCGATCCGCTATCTCGTCCGTCTGCGGGTCGGTGATTCTTCTGCGTATGTCGATGACATCGACAACCTGGGTAACCGTCGTCTGCGAACCATCGATGAACTGGCTTCTGATGAAATCCGAAAAGGGTTCCTGAAGCTGCGTCGAACCGTGCAGGAACGTATGACTCAGAAGGACGTGGAAGAAATGTCTCCACGGACCCTGATCAATCCCAAGAGTGTTTCCGCTGCGATCGATTTCTTCTTCGGTCGAAGTGAACTCTCGCAGGTGGTTGACCAGACGAACCCGCTGTCCATGCTGACTCACGAACGTCGTCTGAGTGCATTGGGACCGGGTGGTTTGAACCGGAAACGTGCCGGCTTCGAAGTGCGTGACGTTCACATTTCTCACTACGGCCGTATCTGTCCGATTGAGACTCCTGAAGGTACCAACATTGGTCTGATCTCCAGTTTGAGTATCTTCTCAAAGGTCGATGATTACGGCTTCCTCGTGACGCCTTACCGTTATGTGAAAGACGGTAAGCTGACCGACGAAGTGCACTGGATGCGAGCCGATGAAGAGGCTGAAGTGCACGTGGCTCCCGCCGATACTCCCGTGGAGAAAGGTCGCTTCACTGAAGATCGCGTGATGGCCCGTTTCCGGGATGACGTGGTCTGGATTGCCGCCAGTGCCGTGGATTACATTGACGTCGACCCCGCACAGATGGTAGGGATTTCCGCCGGTTTGATTCCGTTCCTCGAACACGACGATGCGAACCGGGCACTCATGGGTTCTAACATGCAACGGCAGGCTGTGCCGCTGTTGATTGCCGAGCCTCCCCTGGTGGGAACCGGCATGGAAGCAGCTGTCGCGCAGAACTCGGGGATGGTCGTCCGGGCTGAGAAAGCCGGAAAGGTGACCTATGTGGACGGAAACCGTGTGGAAGTAGACGGCAAGAAATATCGTCTGCGAAAATACGAAGGCCTTAACGAGCGGACCTGTCTGAACCAGACTCCCTGCGTGAGAGTGGGTGACCAGGTCAAGAAAGGTCAGATTCTCTGTGACAGTGCTGCGACTGCAGACGGGCTGCTCTCTCTGGGGCGGAATGTGCTGGTCGGGTTTATGTCATGGGATGGATATAACTTCGAGGACGCGATCATTCTTTCTGAGCGTCTGGTGAAAGAAGACGTCTACACCTCGATCCACATCGACGAATTCGATGTGGAAATTCGCGAAACCAAACTGGGTCGTGAAGAGTTCACGCGTGACATTCCCAACGTCAGCGAAAAGGCACTGCGTCACATCGGAGAAGACGGGATTATCAAAGTTGGTACCCGCGTCCGCCAGGGTGATATCCTGGTTGGTAAAGTCTCTCCGAAAGCCAAAGCTGAACTGACACCGGAAGAAAAACTGCTGCACGCGATCTTCGGTCGTGCGGGTGAAGACGTGAAGAACGAATCACTCGAAGCTTCCAGTGGTGTCGAAGGGATTGTGATTCACACTGAGAAATTTGCCCGTCGAATGAGTCTGACTGACTACGAACGGAAGCAGTACGACGAAGATCTGAAGAAGGTCGAGGAAGAAGGACACGAACAGGTGGCCGCTGAATTCCGCGAGTTTCTCAAGGAATTCGAATCGGCTCTGGGACAGCCTCTGGTTGACGATGATGGTCGTAAGATTCGTGAAATTACCGAAGACAAGTTCGTCTCTCAGTATGCTCACGACTTCCTGTCACACCTGGATAACCTGGATATTCGCAGCCCGCAGAAGAAAGCCGACTGCCGTGCTGTGATCGAAAATCTGTGGTCCAATGTCGAAGATGTGATCGATACCTGCGACCAGAAGATCAACAGCATGAAGCGTGGCGAAGAACTGCCAAACGGCGTGCTGCAGATGGTCAAAGTCTACGTGGCATCCAAGCGTCAGATTTCCGTGGGTGACAAGATGGCTGGGCGTCACGGTAACAAAGGGGTGATCTCCAAAGTTCTGCCGATTGAAGATATGCCTTTCACCGAAGACGGAACTCCGATCGACATCATGTTGAACCCGCTGGGGGTTCCGAGTCGTATGAACGTGGGACAGATTCTGGAGACCCACCTGGGTTGGGCTGCCGAGAAGCACGGCTTCCGTGCTGTCTGTCCGGTATTCGATGGTGCTCTGGAAACTTCGATTCAGGAATACCTGGATACCGCTGGTCTGCCTGCTGACGGGAAGGCCCAGTTGTACGATGGTCGTACCGGCGAAGCTTACGAGCAGAAAACCACCGTCGGTCAGATTTACATGCTGAAACTGCACCACCTGGTGGATGACAAAGTGCATGCCCGTTCTACCGGTCCTTACTCTCTGATTACGCAGCAGCCTCTGGGTGGTAAAGCCCGCTTTGGTGGTCAGCGATTCGGGGAAATGGAAGTCTGGGCTCTGGAAGCTTACGGTGCCGCTTACATTCTGCAGGAACTGCTGACTGTTAAGAGTGACGATGTGGAAGGCCGGACCAAGATTTATGAATCGATGGTCAATGGAGAAAACACACTCGAAGCCGGAACGCCCGCCAGCTTCGACGTGCTTAACAACGAAATTCGTGGACTTGGTTTGAATCTACAACTGGAAAAGAACCCTACCTGA